In the Candidatus Chlamydia sanziniae genome, AACTAGTTATAAAATCAAGGTTACTAGTGTATTGATTGATAAACATACTCTATTTATTCGAATTGTATTCATATGGAAAATACTTTAAACATAGCCATGTTTTTCTTCTAACTAAATTTCTATAAGACCTTCTTTATTAAGTTTTTTCTTCTTGAATTGAAACATAAAAAACAGGTTGTTCCCTGAGGTCTTTTTCTATTCTGCTTTAAGATGGGAAATTGATAAGTGGGATAGATGCTTGTGATTTTAAAAAAAAAACTATATAATTTTCGGCGCCTTTTATTTTAAAAAAAAAGTACATGTATGACTTGCGCACCACTATCTTTTTCATCACCATTATCCGCACCCCTATCTTTGATTTCATCACCACTATCTTTGATTTCGTCATCGACGCAAACATCTTTTGCGTATTCTTTACCAAAGATTGGTCGTCGCTCTACTCTGCGGATAATTCTTGATATTTTGATTGTTACTTTAGGTATAGGAATTTTGGTTTCGGTTGCAATTGTTCTTTTTTTTCTTTATGGATTGAACTTGCTGTCGATACCTGTAATCGTTACTTCTTTTAGTTTTGTTCTTATCGGATTTTTATGTATAGTGCTGGGGCTATATTTTATGGTTAATAGTGTGAATCAAGGTCTCGTAGGTACCCTCCAAAAGCGACTTATGGAGAATGAAACAGTAATTGAGGAACTCTCTAAAGAACTTAAAGAGTTAACAGCCTCAAAATCTCAGGAAATGTTACAGTTAGCAACCCGTTAAAGGCTTATTGATTTTATTGTTATAGTCTTTTTGATGGTTGTTAAGAACTCTACATATATCTAGTTTATTAAGTTATTTGTTGTAAGTGTTTAGGTATGTATAGGATTTTCTAATAATTATTTTAAGTTGGACATCGGTCTGTATCATCAAGTGAGGAGTTCGATCTTTCTCTTCTTGGAAAGAAAAATTAAAAACAGAGAAGGGTATTGTGTGTTGAATGAATTAATTTTTTGTACTCAAACTGTTGTTGTTGTGATGCTAGGTATTTTTTGTACCTCTAGAGGAAAGGCATGGCTGACTGGGTGGTTGTCCCTCCTTTCCGTAATTGCGAATATCTTCGTTTTGAAACAGGTGTCTCTTTGGGGGCTTGAAGTCACATCCGCTGATGTTTATATGGTGGGATTACTCACCTCTTTGAATTATGCTCGTGAACTTTACAGCAAGGAGAGTGTAGGCGATGCTATGTTGGGTTCTTGGTTTATTTCTATCGCTTTCCTTATCCTTACGCACCTTCACCTTGCTCTGGTTCCCTCTTCTAGTGATACAACTCAGAAGCACTTTCAAGCTTTATTTTCTTCTACTCCGCGTGTCATTTTTGCTTCCTTAGTCACTATGATTAGTGTACAGATTTTAGATGTGAAGTTGTTTGTTTATTTACAAAAAGCCTTTCGTTATAAGTATTTTGGCGTGCGGTCAGCACTTTCTTTATTTATTTCTCAACTTGTCGATACTGTATTATTTTCATTTTTAGGATTGTATGGATATGTTGCTCATCTTTCGCATGTTATATTGTTTGCTTTGGTTATTAAAGGCGTGGTCATTGTGCTTTCTATTCCTACAGTAGTTTGTGCTAGGGTAATTAAAAAACGGTACTTATCTTAAAGCAAATAGCTAACAGATGTATTGAGTGGTTCTACAACATTTTCCTTCCAGGAGTTCCAGCGGGTAGGGGAAAGTAAATGACACCATTGTAACAAAGCTGTAGTTTTGAATGCAAAGGCGACGAGTAGGTAGAGAATCACTGCAAGAACACATCTTAAAATATCAAGAAGAAGAAGTAGTACACCGAACCCTAGCATTTCGACTATTCCTTTAGTAACTTCTAATCTATACTTACACATGTCATTCGGATGAATAGGGCCTGCATGCGCTTCAATTAGACGGATAATACCAGCAGCTATAGAAATTATGGGAAGACTTCTATACATTTTGTGCAGTATCCCCTGCTCTTTAAAGTTGGGTATTCGATAAGGGGTAAAGTTTAATTCCGCGGGGTCGTAATGGCGTCCTTGGACCAAGATACGGAATGGACACATCCATTGTGAAGCAGCAGCTAAAAATGCGTCATAACTTTGGAATAGCATCGTTTACATTCTTACAACGTCATTCAACTTATGTTTATTTTATAATATTTATTATACACTTATGCGTCTTTGTTTGGTATAAAGAGAAGTTTGTAAAAGGAAAAATTATTCTTTGTTATGTTGGCAGCATAATTTTAGAAACACGTGTTTATAAGTTACCTTTACTTCAACCCTTGTCTTTCTTATATTTCCTTTGTTTTTTGAATGACACTTGTAAGGATTTGCTTTGGCTTTGAAGTTTCGTATTCTTCATAAATCTAAGAAATCCCAAGCTCGTGTAGGGCAGATAGAAACAGCTCACGGCATTATAGATACACCTGCTTTTGTCCCTGTTGCTACTCATGGTGCTCTAAAAGGAGTTATCGATCATAGCCATGTTCCTCTACTTTTTTGTAATACCTATCACCTTCTTCTTCATCCTGGAACAGAGGCTATCGCTAAGTTAGGCGGACTCCATCAGTTTATGGGTCGTCAGATGCCGATTATTACTGATTCTGGAGGTTTTCAAATCTTTAGTTTAGCGTATGGTTCGGTAGCTGCAGAAATCAAAAGCTGTGGGAAGAAAAAAGATATTTCCTCCTTAGTACAGATTACTGATGAGGGAGCTTGGTTTAAGTCGTATAGAGATGGACGTAAGCTGTTTCTTTCTCCAGAAATCTCTATTGAAGCACAGAAAAATTTAGGCGCAGATATCATCATTCCCCTTGATGAGCTTCTTCCTTTTTACGCCGACAGAGAGTACTTTTTATCTTCTTGTGCGCGTACCTATGTCTGGGAAAAGCGTTCTTTGGATTATCATAAGAAGAACCCCAAATGCCAATCTATGTATGGTGTAATTCATGGAGGTCTCGATCCTGAACAGCGTTGCATAGGCTGTCGCTTTGTTGAAGAAGAACCTTTCGATGGTTTTGCCATTGGAGGTAGTTTAGGACGTAATCTTAAGGAAATGGTGGATATTGTTCGCATCACAACTGCTTTTTTAGCGAAAGATCGCCCTATCCATTTATTAGGAATAGGGGATGCACCTTCCATAACTGCTACGGTGGGCTTTGGCGTTGATTCTTTTGATAGTTCTTACCCGACTAAAGCAGCTCGTCACGGTTTGATTTTGTCAATTGGAGGAGGAATTAAAATAGCACAACAGAAATATATGTATGATTCGACTCCCCTAGATCCATCCTGTTCATGTCTTACTTGTTCTTCGGGAATTTCCCGTGCTTATCTTAGACATCTCTTTAAAGTGCGGGAACCCAACGCTGCAATTTGGGCTTCTATTCATAATTTGCATTATATGCAGCAGGTTATGGCAGAAATTCGTGAGCGTATTTTGCGTGATGAAATTTAATTTATCGAAAAGACAAGTTTAAGCAGTTTTTGATGTGAGTCTATAGGTTGCTTATTGTGTATTTCTTGACTGTGGTAGATAAAATATTCTGTTTTAGTTTTTCTGAATAAAAACATTGCTTATGATTCCTAAATATACAAGACACATTGAGTTTGTCGTAGCTTCTACTTATTTTCCTTGTTGTTTAGTGCAGCGAGGATTTGTTCGAAATGCTCGTAATCTAATGTTTCCCTTGGGAAAAAGTGCTGGTATCGAATTAAAGAGAAGTTTTTTTGCTTCCATTCCTATCTTGGGAATACTTATGGGGATGGAAAGGCTTTATAGCGTCTGGTCAACAAAAGATCTCCGAGATTCTCGAATATCTATATGCTTGCATACCCTAGTAGGGATCTTAGAGGTTTTGGGTTTGGGGATTATACTTGTATTTGCTAAAATTCTTCTATTAATTTTGCTTTTACTTTTTTTTACTTTTTACAATCTATGCTCTTCTTTCTGTTTACGTGGAAAAGTTCCTTCTTATGTTGTGTAGTATGATTGAGATGCTTTTCTTGTTTAGGATGTGTTTTTACAACTCTATTCAAGTTTTCGAGCAAGAATTAAGAGGCAACTTATAGTACAAAAGACAAGAGCAGATGCTATAGGAATTGTAATATAACTGAATAAGAAAATCTTCGTTGAGCACGATATTCTTCCGCAAATGTCCATTTGCATTCCTGGAATTTCTTGTAAGCATATTTGGTATATGGCTAGAACTAGGCCTATCAGAACTTGGGGAAGGACGTAAAGCTTTATAGAAGTATCGTGACGATAAGCAGCAATTCCCAGGATGAAGGTTAAAGGAAATAAGCAGATTCTTTGGTAATGGCAAAAGATGCAAGGCTCTATATTTAGAATATAGCTATAAAACACACTAATTAATGTGCCAATACAAGCGATTACCCACGCAAAATATAATGCATAATTGCGTAAGAACTTACTCATTGCCATCTCCTTCGGAAGCTTGTAGCTGATGGATTTGAGCAATTACCTTTTCAATTTTGTCAAATGTAGGATCTTCAACTAAATAATCTCCAACTATAGCTGTTGGTGTAGCGAGCTGTCCCCCTAAGACTCGGGAACAGTAAAGATTATTTTTCTTTAGTTGATCGTTATATCTTCCTGAAGCTACACATTGCTGTAGGCCTTTCGTATTTATGCTACGTCCAGAGTTAGTTTTCAAACCTTCTGCGAGTTTTGCAATGACTTCAGGAGTTGCCCAATGGGAGCCCTCCTCTTTAGGATAGATAAGTAGACGATGAAAATATTCTATATAGGCGTTCACATCAGGTTGTCGCGGATTGTGGTTATAAATACAAAAAAGCGCTTGGACGACAGGTCTAGAACCGCGTATGAAGCACACAGGGATTAGAGTAAATGATGCCTCTCCTTTGTCGATATAATGTTGTTTCAATAAAGGAAATATTTCAGTAGAAAACTCCGTACAAGCGGAACAGGAAGGTTCTTCAAATATCGTAATGTTGATAGGAGCATAGGGATTGCCAAGGGTAGGAAAGTGCTTTGTATTTACGGGAATATGTGCCTTAGCCGGAAGAAGTATCTGCTTTTTATACACAAGCCATCCTAAGCACATAAGAAATAACACTGATGTGCATAAAACAAGGATCTTTTTGTTCAAGGGAAAGGATCTCATTACTGAATTTTATAATTAGCTAATAAAATAAAAGATATAAAAGTGCAAAAGAGTTTTGATTACAGAAGTTAAAAAATTACCAATCTTACCCCTTGGGTTAAAGAAAAATGCTTTTTTACGAAACATCTATAAAATAACTTTCCCTTTTATTTTGTGCCCCCTTATTAGGAAAGAAATGTTCCTAAGGTTTTATTCTTATGGATAAAGAGACTCTTGAAAATATTTATAAACATTTTCGATACCGTTTCCTGAAGCTTAATATTTTGCCTGCCTTCCTTGGCCTGCTTCTCATTTGTACACCAAGAACACTAAATTATCAGGAACCCGAAGTCATCTTTTCTGATCGTCTTTGTGGGATTTTACTTATCTGTCTTGCTTTGCTTTCATTAAAACAACGAGCTTGTCTTTGGCTAGGAGTCATCTTAGGAATGTGGGTCATGCTGTTTGCTTGTTTCCCGCACCGTTCTGCTACGATTTTTGTTAATGATACGTTGGTGGGCTTTGCTATTCTTGCTGTGGTTTGTATCTCCCCTACAAGGCCTGAGGCTCTTGAAGTAGGACCTACGTTTCCAGAAGGATTTTCCTATAATCCTTCTGCGGGAGGACGTCGTGCTGCTGTCCTTTTCCTTAGTTTACTTGCTTGGCTCCAAGTGCGTTACCTCACTGCTGCAAGTTTAGGTATTGCAAGTACCGCATCTTCACGTCCTTTTTTACTTTATGCGAGTATGTTAGTAGCATATTCTCTTCTTGTCGTTCTTTCTTTAGCAGGAAGCGAGCGTCGCTGGCATACAAGACCAAAGATTGTCATTGCTACTACTATTACTTTAATCAGTGCAATTATTCTTACACTCATTCCTGTAATCTTGCATCAGTTACGTCCTGACTGTTGGCTTTGCCTTTGCCTCACTATAGAACCTGCATTTGCTGTCGTTTTTGCTTATGATGAGATCCGAGCAACTTTGAGCTATATATCCCAGTTTTTAGGAGATAAGCGAGCTTTAGCTCGCGCTTCTTTCTTTGGCTCCGAGTATTATAAACATACTCTTTTTTGGGAAGAAAGGACGGTTCTTCCTTTGAAAAAAGCGTGTAAGCAGGCTTTTCAAGGCATATCTTTCCCTATCAATCAGCTTTTGAGTATTCTTGTCGCTGCTATCTTTATAAAGATTAACAGTTACGTGAGTTTACCTACTTTCTCGAAAAATTTTCTTAATATTTGTGCGTGGTTTATTATTGTACTTGCTATTTTCGC is a window encoding:
- a CDS encoding queuosine precursor transporter; the encoded protein is MLGIFCTSRGKAWLTGWLSLLSVIANIFVLKQVSLWGLEVTSADVYMVGLLTSLNYARELYSKESVGDAMLGSWFISIAFLILTHLHLALVPSSSDTTQKHFQALFSSTPRVIFASLVTMISVQILDVKLFVYLQKAFRYKYFGVRSALSLFISQLVDTVLFSFLGLYGYVAHLSHVILFALVIKGVVIVLSIPTVVCARVIKKRYLS
- the tgt gene encoding tRNA guanosine(34) transglycosylase Tgt, yielding MALKFRILHKSKKSQARVGQIETAHGIIDTPAFVPVATHGALKGVIDHSHVPLLFCNTYHLLLHPGTEAIAKLGGLHQFMGRQMPIITDSGGFQIFSLAYGSVAAEIKSCGKKKDISSLVQITDEGAWFKSYRDGRKLFLSPEISIEAQKNLGADIIIPLDELLPFYADREYFLSSCARTYVWEKRSLDYHKKNPKCQSMYGVIHGGLDPEQRCIGCRFVEEEPFDGFAIGGSLGRNLKEMVDIVRITTAFLAKDRPIHLLGIGDAPSITATVGFGVDSFDSSYPTKAARHGLILSIGGGIKIAQQKYMYDSTPLDPSCSCLTCSSGISRAYLRHLFKVREPNAAIWASIHNLHYMQQVMAEIRERILRDEI
- a CDS encoding SPW repeat domain-containing protein, encoding MDKETLENIYKHFRYRFLKLNILPAFLGLLLICTPRTLNYQEPEVIFSDRLCGILLICLALLSLKQRACLWLGVILGMWVMLFACFPHRSATIFVNDTLVGFAILAVVCISPTRPEALEVGPTFPEGFSYNPSAGGRRAAVLFLSLLAWLQVRYLTAASLGIASTASSRPFLLYASMLVAYSLLVVLSLAGSERRWHTRPKIVIATTITLISAIILTLIPVILHQLRPDCWLCLCLTIEPAFAVVFAYDEIRATLSYISQFLGDKRALARASFFGSEYYKHTLFWEERTVLPLKKACKQAFQGISFPINQLLSILVAAIFIKINSYVSLPTFSKNFLNICAWFIIVLAIFAFAESLRHIKWISLIFAIAILFSPVLFHIPIESSMFFPIIVTGLVLIFLSIGRIRPKKTNLL
- a CDS encoding thioredoxin domain-containing protein; translation: MNKKILVLCTSVLFLMCLGWLVYKKQILLPAKAHIPVNTKHFPTLGNPYAPINITIFEEPSCSACTEFSTEIFPLLKQHYIDKGEASFTLIPVCFIRGSRPVVQALFCIYNHNPRQPDVNAYIEYFHRLLIYPKEEGSHWATPEVIAKLAEGLKTNSGRSINTKGLQQCVASGRYNDQLKKNNLYCSRVLGGQLATPTAIVGDYLVEDPTFDKIEKVIAQIHQLQASEGDGNE
- a CDS encoding disulfide bond formation protein B, which codes for MSKFLRNYALYFAWVIACIGTLISVFYSYILNIEPCIFCHYQRICLFPLTFILGIAAYRHDTSIKLYVLPQVLIGLVLAIYQICLQEIPGMQMDICGRISCSTKIFLFSYITIPIASALVFCTISCLLILARKLE